The window CCATGAAAGGCCGCGTTGAAGGCCTCCGGATCTTCCAGGAAGGCCGAATGTCCGCCTTGGAACATCTGCACTTCGGCACCCGGAATTCGGCGGACGGCCTGCTTGGCAAAGCGCCAGGCCACAATCTGGTCGTGTCTGGCCCAGGCGAAAAGAACGGGGACTGCAAGACCTGTTGAGGCCTTGCGGAGGTCCGCCTCGGGCTGGCGGAAACTGTCCCAGGCCTGTTTCAACAGCGATGCCATCTCAGGCCCGGCTGCGATGATCCGGGCACGTTGTAGGGCGGCCCGCTTTCCGGACAGAACCAGCCGATAATAGGCTGCAAATGACCGGGCAAACCAACCGGCACCCCGCTCCCCTGCCGCGAAGAATCCCACCATCCCGGCAATCACAGCCCTGGTGAGAGCACTGGGCGGCGCAAGCCCGCCGGGATTGCAGAGGACGAGTCCCCTCACCTTGCCGGGATGGCGTAGGGCAAAGGACAGCGCCGCCGCGCCACCAATGGAATTGCCCAGCAGGATTGGACGCTCGTCGCCACAGAGAGCCGGGATCAGATCGTCAAGCAGCGCGGCATAACGTTCGGCACTGGCCGTTCGGCCTGTCGTCTCTGCAGGGCTCGATCCATGCCCGGGCCAATCCACGGCGATGACCTCATAGCCCAGCGGCGCGATCGCGGCGGCAAAGCCTTCATAGTCCCTCCCGCCGTGGCCCGTGGCGTGAAGGCAGATTACAGGAACCCCTTTGCCAGACCGGCTCACCGCAAGAACGGCACCATCTGCCGGTACCAGAGCCGACGGCGGCTGGACGCCGATGAGGCTGCGGAGCGTTTGCGATAGATCGGGATTTTTGATCATGCGACGGAAGTGATATATAAATCACTTAGAGTCAACGCAGTTGGATTCTCTGCCCTGGTTCCCGGGAGGTCATCATGAAGAAACGCGGACAAGGGCGTGAGGCGCTGATCGAGGCGGCCCGGCTCGAGTTTGAGGACCACGGCTTTGAGGGCACCAACAGCAATGTTATCGCCCGACGCGCCGGCTATGCGCCCCAGACCTTCTACCGGCACTTCGAGGGCAAGCGGGCCGTCTTCCTGGCGGTCTACCAGGCCTGGGCGGCGGCCGAGGCGCGCGACCTGTCGGTAGCCGACTCGGCCGAGGCCGTGGCCGACGCCCTGATCCGTCATCACAAGACCCACCGGGTGTTTCGACAGTCTCTGCGGGCCCTGACCGTGAGTGATCCCGAGGTTGGCCAGGCCCGCGCAAGCGCGCGGCAGGCGCAAATGCTGGCCCTCGCCGCCCGCACGGGCCTGACTCACCCTGCCCGCTGTCTCACGGCCATCTTCAACATTGAAAGAGTTTCCGACGCCATCGCTGACGGGGAGTTTCAGGCTTGCGGCGTGAGCGAGGAGAGGGCCCGTGAAGAGCTCATCGCCGTCATCAGCAACCTGTTTGACGCGGGATTACGGTGACGTGCGGTGACAGTGCACCCTATTCCCGCTTCGGTTTGAGATCCGCGCGGCAGGCGGCGTGCGGTGCCAGTCAAGTGCACGGTCAGCCTAGCCCCATCACCGTGGTCGGCCGCATCCGTCGTCCAGAGTTTCGGGCTCAAGGCCGAGGCCGAGCTTGACGACACTCACCCCACGTTCAAGAACGTCGATGCAGAGCACGCTGTCCGCGACCGCAAAGGATGGCCGAACCAAGTCGGGGATAGAATGCCTCTCGTTGCCGGTTCACCCGCGCCGATGTTCACCGCCAAAACGCATAGTCGCCCCGACTTCGCGTTCGGCAGCCTGGGCGGCATGTGTATCCTGCTGGCCTTCCTGCCGTCTGACGCCGAGGTCCGGAACAGGGCTATCAGCTTCCTTCAGGCCAGGCTTGATCTCTTTGACGACAGCGCCCGAACAGCCTTTTGCGTCCTTCGTGAGGAGGCCGAATTCGCCTCGCGCAAACCGCATATTCCAGGTCTGCGCTATTTCCACGATCAGGATGGCCTGATCGCCGACCAGTTCGGCCTCCTGGGTGATAGCGGTGAAACCCTGGGTCAATGGGTGCTGCTGGATCCCTCACTCCGACTCATCCACTCGGCACCGCTGGACCAGGCTGAGAGCGTCTTCGCGATGGCGAAAGCCTTCGACAGTCCGGACGATCACGCCGGTGTGCCCCTGCATGCGCCCGTGCTGATTGTGCCCCGGATCTTTGAGCCGGCATTTTGCAAGGACTTGATCGCGGTCTACGAGCGCGATGGAGGCTGCGCTTCCGGCGTGATGCGTGACATCGGTGGCAAGACCGTTGGGGTCATGGATGACTTCAAGCGGCGTCGGGATGCAACGATCGAGGACGAAGACCTCAAACGTCAAATACAAAGCCGCATCATTGCGAGGCTTCTTCCCGAGATCGCCAAAGCCTTCGTATTTCAGGTCACGCGCATGGAGCGCTACATTGTGGCGCGGTACGACGCTGAGGAAGGTGGCTACTTTCGCCCCCATCGGGACAACACCTCCAAAGCCACCGCCCACCGGCAGTTTGCCTGTTCCATCAATCTGAATGCC of the Caulobacter henricii genome contains:
- a CDS encoding 2OG-Fe(II) oxygenase family protein → MPLVAGSPAPMFTAKTHSRPDFAFGSLGGMCILLAFLPSDAEVRNRAISFLQARLDLFDDSARTAFCVLREEAEFASRKPHIPGLRYFHDQDGLIADQFGLLGDSGETLGQWVLLDPSLRLIHSAPLDQAESVFAMAKAFDSPDDHAGVPLHAPVLIVPRIFEPAFCKDLIAVYERDGGCASGVMRDIGGKTVGVMDDFKRRRDATIEDEDLKRQIQSRIIARLLPEIAKAFVFQVTRMERYIVARYDAEEGGYFRPHRDNTSKATAHRQFACSINLNAEDFEGGDLRFPEFGRRTYRPPTGGAVVFSCSLLHEATPVTRGTRYAFLPFLYNDEAARIRQETEQFLATTT
- a CDS encoding TetR/AcrR family transcriptional regulator; translation: MKKRGQGREALIEAARLEFEDHGFEGTNSNVIARRAGYAPQTFYRHFEGKRAVFLAVYQAWAAAEARDLSVADSAEAVADALIRHHKTHRVFRQSLRALTVSDPEVGQARASARQAQMLALAARTGLTHPARCLTAIFNIERVSDAIADGEFQACGVSEERAREELIAVISNLFDAGLR
- a CDS encoding alpha/beta fold hydrolase, with translation MSRSGKGVPVICLHATGHGGRDYEGFAAAIAPLGYEVIAVDWPGHGSSPAETTGRTASAERYAALLDDLIPALCGDERPILLGNSIGGAAALSFALRHPGKVRGLVLCNPGGLAPPSALTRAVIAGMVGFFAAGERGAGWFARSFAAYYRLVLSGKRAALQRARIIAAGPEMASLLKQAWDSFRQPEADLRKASTGLAVPVLFAWARHDQIVAWRFAKQAVRRIPGAEVQMFQGGHSAFLEDPEAFNAAFHGFVLGIGAGVPGPQN